The sequence CATTCTTTCTCAATATGCTTATAACTTGGCCTCTCATATTCTTCTAAAAGATACTCCTGAAGCGCGGTATAAGATTTCCCAAAAACTACATCCTGATATTCAAGAGTTTCAGCCTTCTGGAAAGGGAAGATTGCATTCTATAGAGATCCCTAGGGACATAAAAAAACAGATCGCAATACTTCCTTATGAGGGCTACTATAAGATCTATATTATTCATGAAGTAGATCGTATGACTTTACCTGCGATCTCTGTATTTTTAAAAGTCCTCGAAGAAGCTCCGTCTCACAGTGTAATCATACTGACATCTGCAAAACTTCAACGTATACCAGCAACGATTCTTTCACGGAGTTTATCCATACATATTCAAGGACAAGAAAAGACAAACCCTAATGAAGAGGAAATCGCCTATCTACTCAAGTATGCCTCAGGAGAAATGAGTATTACAGAAGTAGGAAAAATAGTTAAAGGTAGTGCAGATACAGATAAACAAGTGCTCAGAGATAAAGCTAAATACCTTTTAGAAGTTCTTTTAACATTATTTAGAGATAGATTTATGCTTTCTTTAAATATCAGTGCGAGTGCTATGACTTATCCGCAATACGCTAAAGGTATTCTTAATCTGCCTATACTTCCTCTTGAAAAGGTGCTTGTGATTATAGAAAAAGCCTATCAAGCTTTAGATAACTCTTCATCAGCGACAAGCTGCATGGAATGGGTAGCCTTACAACTTGCATCACTGAATCATCGTTCTTCGGTATTAATTGAACGTACTTGTCCATAGGGGAATGGTTTCCTGCATTTTTTGTAAAACAACAGCAGGAATTTCATGCCCACCATTAAAAGAAATAAACTCTCCATGTAAACGTGAAGATAGGAGCTGATTTAGCCGTTCCCCATGGTAATAAGGCAAAATGGTATCTTGATATCCGTGACTTTGAATAAAAGGAACCTTAGCACATAAATTTATATTATTTTCCCAGCCTTTCTCTAATAGTAATGCTCCAGAACAAATTAAAGCTCCTCGATAAGGGATTTTTGAAGATAAAATAAGATGAGTGGTGATCATAGCACCTTGGCTAAAGCCTCCTAGGATAATGTCGTATCGCGGACGATCCAACTCTTCAATAAGGTTTTCTAAAGCTGCTTTTGGTTTCTCAAAATCTATATTGAATAATTTTTGGTATTGTTCTTCTGTTGCTGGGGTAATATCCGGATTAGAAATTAAGCTCTGAAATAGAGGAACGTCTAAGGGGAACCAAGCTCTTCCACCCCCAAATTCATAAGAAAGTTGTTCAATACCATGAGGGAATACCCATGTAGGACGTACACCTTTGAAAGGACATGCTGAAGGGAAAAATGCTAAATTGTCAGCATTTGCTCCATAGCCATGACAAAAGATAATAATAGGATCATCGGGATCCCCAGGACATACTATGGAATCTAATCCAGCAAACTTACGACGAAAAAATGAATACTCCATGAATGCTCTCAAAAGTAACTTATAGTGAAAATTTAGACCAAATTAGTCGGATTGATTTTAGAGATCAAGGGTTTCTTTGAACCCACAAGACATAGAAAAATTTATAATTCGTTCTTCTATAGGGAAGATAATTAATGTCATTTATTTTAATAACTTTAATACTTCTCGTGAAATAGATCCTATATTGAAAAAATTGGATTTAGAAACATGCCTATGTTAAAGTCTTCTCGAATTTAGTTTTTTGCAGAGAAATATTTTAGAGAATAGCGAATTCTGGAGTTTTTATGTCTGTTACAGATCCAGATTTTTTTTTACGACAAGCTGCAGATTATTTAGATCAAGGCAAGGTTATAGCCTTCCCCACAGATACAGTTTATGGTTTGGGAGTGGCATTAAATTACCCAAATGCCGAAGAGAAAATCTATGATTTAAAGCATAGAGATCAGGGAAAATCTTTGGTTGTGTATGTAAATACTATTGAGGATATTGAAAAATTCTCGGGATGTACATTATCAACACACGCACTTAAGTTATCACAGAAGTTCCTCCCCGGGCCGTTGACTTTGCTCGTTGACCATAAAAACCCTAGATTTCACCAAGAGAAACTAGGATTTAGGATTCTTTCTATTCCTATAGTGAATAAGCTCATCGATCTCGCAGGACCGCTACTTGGAACGTCTGCAAACATTTCCAATTTCCCTCCAGCAATCACCTCTAAAGAAGTGCTTGAAGACTTCTGTCAGGAAGATATTTGTGTTATTCCAGGCTGTTGTTCCTACGGACTGGAATCTACGGTAATCTCTGCAGATCCTTTAAAGATCTATCGTGAGGGAATGATTCCTCATCAAGTTATCGAAGACGTTGTAGGGGAAAAGATAGATGCTTGCTTACACACGCGCCACATGTTTTCTCAACACGTAAAAATTTATACAGTAAAAGATGAAGATGCTCTAAAGAATTTTCTTGAGCAGAACGCTCGATTTCAAGGTGTAATTTGCCACAACCCTAAACCATGTGATTTTTACCCTACCTTAAGACAAGCATTAAGATCTGTCGAACCTGTTGTGGTATTTATCTACGATCAGGAAACATCAGCATATCCAGAGCTAAGACCTTATCTAATTCCATATAGTTATACATACACTCGGTGAATGTCATGATCATAGATATGCACTGCGACCTTCTTTCTCATAAAACTTTTTCCTATGAAGATCCTTGCGTGCGCTGCTCTCCAAGTCAATTACTCTCTGGGGGAGTGAGAAAGCAAGTTTGTGCTATATTTACTGAGCATAGCATGAGCTCTCCAAGCGCTGATACACAAAATCAACTATTTTTTCACCTTCCTGATTCGGATAATCGTATCCGTTTAATTACTTTTGATTCTGATAACCTGAATCATGATGCTGGGGAAAATACCCTCTCTATTATTCGTAGTATAGAAAATGCTTCGGGATTAGGTTCTGATTCCCAACATCTCAGTGAGCTATTCACAAAACTCCTAGATCTATTTTCTATGGGGCCTATTGCTTATTTAGGGATTGTATGGAACGGAAGAAACCGTTTTGGGGGAGGAGTTTGTGACCCCTATAAACTTACCTCTGATGGGAAACGTTTATTAGAAATTATGAATCAATTGGCTATTCCTATAGACCTTAGCCATTGTTGTGATAAACTCTCCGATGATATTTTAGACTATACGGTAGACAAGCTTCCTAACATGCAGGTTCTTGCTAGCCACTCTAACTTTCGATCAGTACAAAACATCCCCAGAAATCTTACTGATGCCCATGCAAAAGAAATCGCATCTAGAGGAGGGGTTATTGGTTTAAATATCGTAAGTTACTTTGTTGGGTCTTCTTTACAAGGATTAAAACAGCATATCCATCATGCTGAAAAATTGGGAATTCTAGATCAACTTGTCCTAGGAACAGATTTCTTCTATTCTAATGCACAAGAAAAGTTTTTCCCTGAGTGTTCTACAGCCGAAGATCATCCCAATATCTCTAGCATTTTATCCGATAATCTACATAGGGAATCTACAGAAAAAGTACTCTGGAAATCTGCTCAACAATTCTTAAATCAGACTGTGAGTCTTCAAAAAGAACGAAGACATATTTGTTTAGATATATAAAAAAACCCGAAGCATTGCGCCTCGGGTCCATTAAGAGATACTCTATACAGAAGAAATAATCTTATGATTCTTCTTCTTTAGCCTCTTCAGCTGTTTCAAGTTCCTGATCTTCGCTATCTTGATCTCTTTGATCCGATTGATCACTGTGATCACTTAAAGATGAACTCCTAGAAGTTGGTGTCACAGCTCCAGGTGACCTTCTCAATCTGCTAAAACCAGCATTGAGCATAGAAGTAAAGCGATTGATACGTTCTGTTGGGCTACCAGTATCCCCATTTAATGAAAATGTAGAAGCACTTTTTCTTAAAGGTTTAGGAGAGGAAGCGCCTACATACAAAGAGCCAGGTTCTGATAAGTGCCTTTGTATTTGACTAATTGTTTCGTGAGCTGAGTTTAATTCTTCCGTTTTTGTAGTTAACATTCGTGTTAATCTAGTGACTTCAGACTCATGGTCGGTAGTAAGCCGTTCCATTAAATCTTGCTGACTCGCAATAGCTCGATCAAGATTTGCGGATGTTTCCTGCAGTTGAGATTCTAAATCTCTAACTTGAGCCTCTAGCTGTGCTACTTTAGCTTGTTCAGCTTGTAACTCACCTTGAGATCTTGCAAGTTGTTCTTCTTTTTGACTAAGAGTTTCTTCAGTTGTTTGTAGACGTGCTTCAACAGCACCCAAGTTTTCACGAGATTGAGTTAGTAACTCTGAAGATTCATCCAAACGACTTTGAAGATTATTTCCCAATTCTCTTGTAGTTGTCAGTGCTTCAGAAATTTCTGCAAGTTGTGTTTGAGAAGCACTCACTTCTCCTTGCAATCGATTAACTTCTTCTGTTTTCTGTTCGACTACTTGTTTCATATTCATAAGTTCAGTAGCCAGAACGACTTCACCCTCATTATTCACCCGAGGCTTTTTAAGAATACGGAGAGCCACACCAAAGGAAGCCAAACTCGTCCCAAGGGCAAGAACAGTTGCTCCTAAAGCAATAGAAAATGCCGAAGGTAAACTTGTAATCGTTAAGGTTAAGAGTAAAATACCGGATATAACTAAGATAATACCCACAGCAATAAGAGTTAAACTCACAGTCTTGCGACTAACATGAGAGTGCTGACATATCCGATTTAATACAGAAACCCTTTCCAATGCCTCTTCTTGAGAGGAGGACCGTAATATAGAAGGTATCATATCTGAAACTATTTAAAATAATAAAAATCAGTAAGATTTTAACAAATTCATTATTATTTTCTTAGAGAAAAAAGAAGATTGAATAAATCTTTATAATAAAAAGACTAACTAAACGCATATAATATAGAGTTAATCGCAATTAAAAGAGTTAAAACTTTTTATTTGACTAAAAAGTAAGACTTATCCGACAAAATCAAGTTCTTCTGAGGCATCTTCAAATGAATCTTCATGTTCATCGCTGCCAGAAGAAGAGGGATGCGTTTCATTTTGAAGTTCGGCCCTCTCACTCATAGGTTGAGGGAAGGTAATAGCCGGTAAGCAATCAGCCGGTGGCAAGCAATCAAACTGATCATAAGTCGTGGAAGGCGTGGTGAAAAATCGTGAGATTGAAGAGATTGATGAAGCAATAGTAGGGAACCAGGTCGAAGCTACTTCTTCATTAGATTGAGAACTTGGCATAGCTTCTAAAGTAGAAATACGATTTTGAAGATAACTAATTTTGAGATTCTGTGCAGTAATCTGAGTTTGTAAATCCATATTCCTTTGATTTGCTTGTTCTAAATGACTCTCTAATAGAGTTGAACAAGATTTTGCACTTTCTACAACTTGTTCTGAAAGCTCTTTTTCGGACTTTCGTGCTATCTGTTCATGCTGCATCAAATAGAAATGAGAGATCCCTTGAGCACTCAAGCTGAAGGCACGTATATCCTGAATTCCTCCAACAAATAAAGCGGCTCCTGTAATGCCCAAACCTAGACTGATACCGGGGCGGAACCACGTAGTTAAAAGAAGTTGAGAAATTACAGCGCCAACTATACAGCCTATACCAAGAACGATTTTCACCATTGCGATGACTGTTCTTGTTTTCCCCATAGAGTGTACTCTACTGTATGTTAAAATATCTAATGAAGAGGGGAAGAGAATGGAAAGAATGGGATCCGTATTCTTTTCTTGGGGACGAGGTAATCCATGTTCTCTGAGAACATTTCTAATCTCTAGATAATTTTTCCTCCAGACAGCGTTTTGATAGTAGACTACCTTAAGACAGTACGCGATGGCTGCTGAACCTATAACTATTCCTGCTACGCCTAAAGGGATACTTAGGGCCGAGGTCAGTCCTAAAGGAAGAATCAATACACAAATGCCAACTATAAGAAGAATGATTCCTAAGGCAAGAGCTACAATAACTGCGAGAAAAGTTTGTCGCTCGTTTTTAATGAAGTTAACATTATTTGCTAATATGGAAATAGTTTTAACTTCATTATCTGAGTTTTTAAATTGAATTTCAGGAGCAACAAGCATAAGTTTAAGAAAAAATACGAAAAACAATCATGTTACCACCTTATTATAAATGATGTAAATCTAATTTTATTTACAAAACAAATGAAGATTAGTTTGAGTATTCTAATAAACACAACAAATTAACATGATATTCTTTTTTTTAAACGATAGCTAAAGCTTTTTTGCGATTACCTATGTTTGGACTTAGTTAGAGGAGAAACTATACGATTGTCTCTTATGATGAGAAAAAATGATGTCCACAGCTTCCTCTGATGAGTCTACTAGGTATAAATGTCCCGGACATGTATGCGTATAATGTAAGTTTTTCATCCACTCTACTAAAGGCCCCCAAAATTGCATGCCTACAAGAACGACAGGATGAGGAACTTCTAGGTATCTAAAGTGGTCTAGGGCAAAAAAACATTCACTTACGGTACCTAGTCCTCCAGGAAACACTACACATCCAGAAGCTTTGCCAACCATGCCTTCTAAACGATGAGAGATATGGGAAACCTGTAAATAGTTTTCTTTGGGTATGTGATCATTCAATTCCTCACCCTTTAAGATAAATCCTAGAGATGCCCCCCCAGCTCGTACAGCACCAGCATTAGCAGCTTCCATAATCCCTGGACCTGCTCCAGTAACCACAGCGTACCCATTCTTAACTAATAGATATCCTATATTCTGAGCTTTTTTATAATGTTCATCTGTAGGACAGAATCCGCCAGCCACCACTATCCAGGGGCCATGATCTTGATGAAATTGTGTAGCGGAAATAATCTGCTCACAATCGTGTATATCCTGAGGTTCCCAATTTTGAGAGGAACCAAAAGTGGGGGAAATACACATCAATAATGTGAAATAAAAATAAAGAAATCGCATTCTACAAAACTAATTTTATCAATAAATGCATTATTATACACAATCTCAACTATTTTTAATTAGCAAATACTATAAAGATAGGGCAGGGGAAATTTAGTTTTTAAACTTTACACTATTTTAATTATACGCTAGCTTGTATCTCTATCCTCATTTTAAGACATGCATTTGTTATCTATAGACTTGAGCAGTTAAAAATGTTTTCCTTTCAGATAAAGTATTTCCAACAATTATTAAACATAAAATACGCTGTATTTTCGGCCGTATTTCTTGCTGCAACTACGGTATTCGCTCTAACCTTCCCTGAGATAGCTTCAGGATTCAGTGAGAAAGGATTTTCAACTGTACTCATAGGTGGCTGTGCTTTTCTATGTGCTAGAACTGTAGGCATACTGGTAAACCAGATTATTGATCGTGACATTGATAAGAAAAACCCTAGAACAACTTCTAGAGTATTACCCGCTAAAAAATTATCGATACATTTTGTTTTCTTAAC is a genomic window of Chlamydia psittaci 6BC containing:
- a CDS encoding IncA family protein; the encoded protein is MIPSILRSSSQEEALERVSVLNRICQHSHVSRKTVSLTLIAVGIILVISGILLLTLTITSLPSAFSIALGATVLALGTSLASFGVALRILKKPRVNNEGEVVLATELMNMKQVVEQKTEEVNRLQGEVSASQTQLAEISEALTTTRELGNNLQSRLDESSELLTQSRENLGAVEARLQTTEETLSQKEEQLARSQGELQAEQAKVAQLEAQVRDLESQLQETSANLDRAIASQQDLMERLTTDHESEVTRLTRMLTTKTEELNSAHETISQIQRHLSEPGSLYVGASSPKPLRKSASTFSLNGDTGSPTERINRFTSMLNAGFSRLRRSPGAVTPTSRSSSLSDHSDQSDQRDQDSEDQELETAEEAKEEES
- a CDS encoding L-threonylcarbamoyladenylate synthase, which codes for MSVTDPDFFLRQAADYLDQGKVIAFPTDTVYGLGVALNYPNAEEKIYDLKHRDQGKSLVVYVNTIEDIEKFSGCTLSTHALKLSQKFLPGPLTLLVDHKNPRFHQEKLGFRILSIPIVNKLIDLAGPLLGTSANISNFPPAITSKEVLEDFCQEDICVIPGCCSYGLESTVISADPLKIYREGMIPHQVIEDVVGEKIDACLHTRHMFSQHVKIYTVKDEDALKNFLEQNARFQGVICHNPKPCDFYPTLRQALRSVEPVVVFIYDQETSAYPELRPYLIPYSYTYTR
- a CDS encoding dipeptidase produces the protein MIIDMHCDLLSHKTFSYEDPCVRCSPSQLLSGGVRKQVCAIFTEHSMSSPSADTQNQLFFHLPDSDNRIRLITFDSDNLNHDAGENTLSIIRSIENASGLGSDSQHLSELFTKLLDLFSMGPIAYLGIVWNGRNRFGGGVCDPYKLTSDGKRLLEIMNQLAIPIDLSHCCDKLSDDILDYTVDKLPNMQVLASHSNFRSVQNIPRNLTDAHAKEIASRGGVIGLNIVSYFVGSSLQGLKQHIHHAEKLGILDQLVLGTDFFYSNAQEKFFPECSTAEDHPNISSILSDNLHRESTEKVLWKSAQQFLNQTVSLQKERRHICLDI
- a CDS encoding DNA polymerase III subunit delta' (catalyzes the DNA-template-directed extension of the 3'-end of a DNA strand; the delta' subunit seems to interact with the gamma subunit to transfer the beta subunit on the DNA); translated protein: MQIEGKIANEPWEALLDNISQGKVCHAILLHGSSLSILSQYAYNLASHILLKDTPEARYKISQKLHPDIQEFQPSGKGRLHSIEIPRDIKKQIAILPYEGYYKIYIIHEVDRMTLPAISVFLKVLEEAPSHSVIILTSAKLQRIPATILSRSLSIHIQGQEKTNPNEEEIAYLLKYASGEMSITEVGKIVKGSADTDKQVLRDKAKYLLEVLLTLFRDRFMLSLNISASAMTYPQYAKGILNLPILPLEKVLVIIEKAYQALDNSSSATSCMEWVALQLASLNHRSSVLIERTCP
- a CDS encoding hydrolase: MEYSFFRRKFAGLDSIVCPGDPDDPIIIFCHGYGANADNLAFFPSACPFKGVRPTWVFPHGIEQLSYEFGGGRAWFPLDVPLFQSLISNPDITPATEEQYQKLFNIDFEKPKAALENLIEELDRPRYDIILGGFSQGAMITTHLILSSKIPYRGALICSGALLLEKGWENNINLCAKVPFIQSHGYQDTILPYYHGERLNQLLSSRLHGEFISFNGGHEIPAVVLQKMQETIPLWTSTFN
- a CDS encoding CPSIT_0556 family inclusion membrane protein — its product is MLVAPEIQFKNSDNEVKTISILANNVNFIKNERQTFLAVIVALALGIILLIVGICVLILPLGLTSALSIPLGVAGIVIGSAAIAYCLKVVYYQNAVWRKNYLEIRNVLREHGLPRPQEKNTDPILSILFPSSLDILTYSRVHSMGKTRTVIAMVKIVLGIGCIVGAVISQLLLTTWFRPGISLGLGITGAALFVGGIQDIRAFSLSAQGISHFYLMQHEQIARKSEKELSEQVVESAKSCSTLLESHLEQANQRNMDLQTQITAQNLKISYLQNRISTLEAMPSSQSNEEVASTWFPTIASSISSISRFFTTPSTTYDQFDCLPPADCLPAITFPQPMSERAELQNETHPSSSGSDEHEDSFEDASEELDFVG
- a CDS encoding LOG family protein, with translation MCISPTFGSSQNWEPQDIHDCEQIISATQFHQDHGPWIVVAGGFCPTDEHYKKAQNIGYLLVKNGYAVVTGAGPGIMEAANAGAVRAGGASLGFILKGEELNDHIPKENYLQVSHISHRLEGMVGKASGCVVFPGGLGTVSECFFALDHFRYLEVPHPVVLVGMQFWGPLVEWMKNLHYTHTCPGHLYLVDSSEEAVDIIFSHHKRQSYSFSSN